A genomic segment from Flavobacterium sp. 9R encodes:
- a CDS encoding DUF6029 family protein, translated as MRILLKITVTILLLLTGFMAMAQFSGNNLLEYQYGKIPTDNSEFSSIYNRSLLAYTYDKFKAGLTVENYYSPFNERNFTKATQASLQYNSKWLTVKLGNYQETIGRGLLLRSFEIPGAILEDVSYRARNYFQRDILGVNATLKLKNSTTKLIYGKPLNNVFPPTLDQDFRRSDEIVAVYSDYNFNKQTVGAAVLNVRNASGDQLLGMATISGKLSPLLSYYFEGAKEIDDSNFSDFSSTSTHAVYGNLNLNFENFGIAIEGKQYNAFLIGSGINEPPALIKEHTYRTLNRSTHVAQPLNESGYQIEGFYTFENGGVLTVNHALATNKLADRTFSFREYFAEYSTTLLDKHDLKIFGDYSNDPLKQEKNRIAMGTYVDWKADKKSSIKTELEFQTFDRNGVSTQNYIAVAGYSFKSKWIINLVSEFSNDTFLTSKSLKSWLGTNVKYQLNNANSLVLFAGQRRGGPACNAGICYEVLDFQGVEVRWNCRF; from the coding sequence ATGAGAATACTCCTTAAAATTACGGTAACCATACTTTTACTCTTAACCGGATTTATGGCAATGGCACAGTTTTCTGGAAACAATCTTTTGGAATACCAATATGGAAAAATTCCAACCGATAATTCTGAATTTTCATCCATTTACAATAGATCTTTACTCGCTTATACTTATGATAAATTCAAAGCTGGGCTAACAGTAGAGAACTATTATTCTCCGTTTAATGAAAGGAATTTCACCAAGGCAACACAAGCCTCGTTACAGTACAATTCCAAATGGCTTACGGTAAAATTGGGTAATTATCAGGAAACTATTGGTCGAGGCCTATTATTACGTTCCTTTGAAATTCCTGGCGCAATCCTTGAAGATGTGAGCTATCGCGCAAGAAATTATTTTCAGCGAGATATTTTGGGAGTGAATGCCACACTCAAGCTTAAAAACTCCACCACCAAGCTTATCTACGGTAAACCATTAAACAATGTTTTCCCACCAACCTTAGATCAGGATTTTAGACGCTCCGACGAAATTGTAGCTGTCTATTCGGATTATAATTTCAACAAACAGACAGTTGGTGCGGCTGTATTAAATGTTCGTAATGCATCTGGAGACCAATTGCTAGGAATGGCTACAATTTCAGGCAAACTGTCCCCACTCTTGTCCTACTACTTTGAAGGAGCAAAAGAGATCGATGACTCTAATTTTTCAGATTTTTCATCCACTTCAACACATGCAGTCTATGGGAACTTGAATTTAAATTTTGAAAATTTTGGTATCGCTATTGAAGGAAAACAATACAATGCTTTTTTAATCGGATCAGGAATTAACGAACCGCCTGCATTAATCAAAGAGCACACCTATAGAACTTTAAACAGAAGCACTCACGTGGCGCAACCTTTGAATGAATCTGGTTATCAAATTGAAGGTTTTTATACTTTTGAAAACGGCGGAGTACTAACCGTTAATCATGCCTTAGCAACAAATAAGCTTGCGGATCGAACCTTTTCGTTTCGCGAATATTTTGCAGAATACAGCACTACCCTTTTAGATAAACATGACTTAAAAATCTTTGGTGACTACTCTAACGATCCTCTGAAACAAGAAAAAAATAGGATTGCCATGGGAACTTATGTTGATTGGAAAGCGGACAAGAAGTCTAGCATTAAAACAGAACTGGAGTTTCAAACCTTTGATAGAAACGGAGTAAGTACACAAAATTATATTGCCGTGGCCGGTTACTCCTTCAAATCCAAATGGATTATCAATTTAGTATCAGAATTCAGTAATGATACGTTTTTAACCTCTAAATCGTTAAAATCTTGGCTGGGGACCAATGTAAAATATCAACTTAACAATGCCAACAGCCTAGTTCTTTTTGCGGGCCAACGCCGCGGCGGACCAGCCTGTAATGCTGGAATTTGTTATGAAGTACTAGACTTTCAAGGTGTTGAAGTCCGATGGAATTGTAGATTTTAA
- a CDS encoding TlpA disulfide reductase family protein, giving the protein MKTSFSIIIFLFFFHVQAQKVADFRLQDSQNTMKSFLELKGEKLTVIDFWATWCKPCIKAIPELNTVYEQYKNKGVNFISINCDGPRSIAKAVPMGNSLKITYPLLLDINSDVKNQLNLAAFPTLIIVNEQGKIVWIHEGYAGGYAEEVTAAIEKHLNAN; this is encoded by the coding sequence ATGAAAACGTCATTTAGCATTATCATATTCTTGTTTTTCTTCCATGTACAAGCCCAAAAAGTGGCAGATTTTAGACTGCAAGACAGTCAAAATACAATGAAGTCTTTTCTGGAATTAAAAGGAGAAAAGCTTACTGTAATTGATTTTTGGGCCACCTGGTGTAAACCATGTATTAAAGCAATCCCTGAGCTAAATACGGTATATGAGCAATATAAAAATAAGGGGGTTAATTTTATTAGTATTAATTGTGATGGCCCTAGGAGCATTGCCAAAGCTGTTCCAATGGGCAATTCCCTAAAAATAACCTATCCTCTATTACTTGACATCAATTCTGATGTTAAAAATCAGTTGAATCTAGCTGCCTTTCCAACATTAATAATTGTCAACGAGCAAGGCAAAATTGTCTGGATCCATGAAGGATATGCAGGTGGCTATGCCGAAGAAGTAACCGCAGCTATTGAGAAACACCTTAATGCCAATTAA
- a CDS encoding peroxiredoxin, with amino-acid sequence MKNFSIPTSIDASKKISFILVVCFLALSFKSCSGSDDDNSTTPPSSQNPVVGAKAPDFALNGVDGKQVKLSDFNGKVVVLFFFGNTCPSCKAAAPSIQSKLATPYASNSNYQIIGLDQWDGNVASVKSFQSTTGVTFPLLINASGTAAAYKTTYDRLVVIDKNGNIAFSGTKGAASDADTARAKVDQLLK; translated from the coding sequence ATGAAAAATTTTTCGATTCCAACAAGTATTGACGCTTCAAAAAAAATAAGCTTCATTTTAGTAGTATGTTTTTTAGCACTTTCTTTCAAAAGCTGTTCTGGTAGCGATGACGACAACAGTACAACACCACCAAGTTCACAAAATCCAGTAGTTGGCGCTAAAGCACCTGATTTCGCTCTTAACGGAGTAGATGGCAAACAGGTTAAATTGAGCGATTTTAACGGAAAAGTCGTTGTGCTTTTTTTCTTCGGAAACACTTGTCCATCGTGCAAAGCTGCTGCGCCATCCATCCAATCAAAACTTGCTACTCCCTATGCTAGCAATTCCAACTACCAAATTATTGGCTTAGACCAATGGGATGGAAATGTTGCATCAGTCAAATCCTTTCAATCAACTACAGGTGTTACCTTTCCGCTATTAATTAATGCATCAGGAACAGCTGCCGCTTACAAAACTACATATGACAGATTGGTTGTAATTGACAAAAATGGCAATATTGCTTTTTCAGGAACAAAAGGAGCTGCCTCAGATGCTGATACTGCTAGAGCAAAAGTGGATCAATTATTAAAATAA
- a CDS encoding HAMP domain-containing sensor histidine kinase, with protein MKNNYNSLFWKISGVFFILITIIGITYTYLSIDFSSKYLDEIDQRLNRDTAKNIVENSDPFYDGKVIQPKLKEMFHHVMAINPNLEVYLVDPKGKIIAWYPENKQIKINRVDLKPILYFINDKNKEYIKGDDPLNPNIKKVFSASPLTMNNMLYAYIYVVLNSEQKQAASASAFNSYFLEISARTMAITLLFALITGLIIIRIITRNYSKIVTVMEKFKKGDLQARVVCKSMGDEQRLGAMFNEMADILTDNIDKLKEVENLRRELIANVSHDLRTPIAIIRGYIETLQMKEDFITPEERKTYTNTVRDSAEKLERLVNELFDLSKLEANQVVAKKEAFIVSELVSDISNKYKLVAESKNIVIEASLSKELSPVFADISLIERVLQNLIDNALKFTPSGGKIEIKTEKRNNNTIAISVTDNGIGIPEEEREQIFSRYYKANNFTAFQNSTGLGLAIAKKILDLHHSTLELTSKEKSGSSFLFTLQCI; from the coding sequence ATGAAAAATAATTACAATAGTTTATTTTGGAAAATATCAGGTGTCTTTTTTATACTAATTACCATTATTGGCATAACGTACACCTATCTCTCCATTGATTTTTCTTCTAAATATTTAGATGAAATTGACCAAAGATTAAACAGAGATACAGCTAAAAATATAGTTGAAAACTCAGATCCTTTTTATGATGGTAAAGTAATACAACCCAAATTAAAAGAAATGTTTCATCACGTAATGGCCATTAATCCAAATTTGGAAGTATACCTGGTTGACCCAAAAGGAAAAATTATCGCTTGGTACCCTGAGAATAAGCAAATTAAAATCAATAGAGTCGATCTTAAACCCATTTTGTATTTTATCAATGATAAAAACAAAGAATATATTAAAGGAGACGATCCTTTAAACCCAAATATTAAGAAGGTATTTTCTGCATCACCTCTGACTATGAATAATATGCTTTATGCCTATATCTATGTAGTGCTGAATAGTGAACAAAAGCAAGCGGCATCAGCATCGGCATTTAATAGCTATTTTTTAGAAATAAGTGCAAGGACTATGGCAATAACACTACTATTTGCCTTAATTACCGGATTAATCATTATTAGAATCATTACCCGAAATTATTCAAAAATAGTTACGGTAATGGAAAAATTCAAAAAAGGAGATTTACAAGCAAGAGTAGTATGTAAATCAATGGGAGACGAGCAAAGACTCGGTGCAATGTTCAATGAAATGGCCGACATTTTAACTGATAATATTGACAAATTAAAAGAGGTAGAAAATTTACGAAGGGAGCTTATCGCTAATGTTTCTCATGATTTAAGAACTCCAATAGCAATTATAAGAGGTTACATAGAAACCCTACAAATGAAAGAAGATTTCATTACTCCTGAAGAGAGAAAAACCTATACAAACACCGTCAGAGATAGTGCTGAGAAACTGGAACGATTAGTAAATGAATTATTTGATTTATCTAAACTTGAAGCCAATCAAGTAGTGGCAAAAAAAGAAGCATTTATAGTTAGTGAATTAGTTAGCGATATTAGTAATAAATACAAATTAGTTGCGGAAAGCAAAAATATTGTTATTGAAGCCTCCTTATCTAAAGAATTGTCTCCTGTCTTCGCTGACATATCATTAATTGAACGTGTTTTGCAAAACCTCATAGACAATGCTCTTAAATTTACTCCCTCAGGAGGTAAAATTGAAATAAAAACAGAGAAAAGAAACAATAATACGATTGCCATATCCGTAACAGACAATGGGATTGGAATTCCTGAAGAAGAACGCGAGCAAATATTTTCACGTTATTATAAGGCGAATAATTTTACAGCCTTTCAAAACAGTACAGGTCTAGGTTTAGCAATTGCAAAAAAAATACTAGACTTACACCATTCAACTTTAGAACTCACCAGCAAAGAAAAATCGGGCAGTTCGTTTCTTTTTACCTTACAGTGCATATAA
- a CDS encoding response regulator transcription factor, which produces MKKILMIEDDISIVGLVAIHLKDIYCDLTKSHNGQEGLQLAVNNRYDLIILDVMLPEIDGIEICKRIRANKNFTPILMLTARNEEIDKIIGLETGADDYLTKPFSIREFIARVKALLRRAEMVKTEATTTQETIRYQQLIIDPIKRKVTRNDEKIELTPKEFDLLYLFMSNPGKNYSRENLLNLVWGYEFSGYEHTVNSHINRLRTKIEADITAPKYILTTWGIGYRFTDENN; this is translated from the coding sequence ATGAAAAAAATTTTAATGATTGAAGACGACATTTCGATAGTAGGACTTGTTGCCATTCATTTGAAAGATATTTATTGTGATTTAACCAAATCTCATAATGGGCAAGAAGGATTACAACTAGCTGTAAACAATAGGTATGATTTGATAATTTTAGATGTAATGCTACCAGAAATTGACGGCATTGAAATTTGCAAAAGAATACGTGCAAATAAAAATTTCACACCAATTTTAATGCTCACCGCAAGAAATGAAGAAATTGACAAAATTATTGGATTAGAAACTGGTGCAGATGACTATTTAACAAAACCATTCAGTATCAGAGAATTCATTGCTAGAGTAAAAGCATTATTGCGCAGAGCAGAAATGGTAAAAACTGAAGCAACAACTACTCAAGAAACAATTCGTTATCAACAACTTATAATTGACCCCATCAAAAGAAAAGTGACTCGTAATGATGAAAAAATTGAGCTTACACCAAAAGAATTCGATCTTTTATATTTATTTATGTCTAACCCTGGCAAAAACTATTCAAGAGAAAATTTATTAAATCTAGTATGGGGTTACGAATTTTCAGGCTATGAGCATACTGTAAATTCACATATCAATCGTTTACGAACAAAAATAGAAGCTGACATTACAGCACCTAAATACATTTTAACGACATGGGGTATTGGCTATCGTTTCACAGATGAAAACAACTAA
- the pepT gene encoding peptidase T: MQHIIDRFISYVTVDTESDPNSDTTPSSAKQWDLAHKLVAELQQIGLQDVTIDDKAYIMATLPSNVDKKVPTIGFIAHFDTTPDFTGANVKPQIVPNYDGKDIVLNEAQNIFLSPKYFKDLLQYKGQTLITTDGTTLLGADDKAGITEIVSAMEFLIQNPDIQHGTIKVGFTPDEEIGRGAHHFDVEKFGADWAYTMDGSQVGELEYENFNAAGAKITFKGKSVHPGYAKGKMINSMLIANDFISALPKGETPQETRGYEGFFHVHHLKGSIEETVLELIIRDHSKTKFEKRKELIEKMVQKINKKFAKQFGEPIATAEIKDQYYNMKEKVLPVKHIVDIAEEAMKQVGVKPIIKPIRGGTDGCQLSYKGLPCPNIFAGGHNFHGKYEYVPVESMQKAVDVIVKIAQLTASTDFENPAPKSRRKR; the protein is encoded by the coding sequence ATGCAACACATTATTGATCGTTTTATAAGTTATGTAACTGTTGATACAGAATCTGATCCAAATTCTGACACCACTCCTAGTAGCGCTAAGCAATGGGATCTTGCCCATAAACTAGTCGCGGAACTCCAACAAATTGGACTACAAGATGTGACCATTGATGACAAAGCCTATATTATGGCAACTTTGCCTAGTAACGTTGACAAAAAAGTGCCAACCATTGGTTTTATTGCTCATTTTGACACTACTCCAGATTTTACTGGTGCCAATGTAAAACCTCAAATTGTACCCAATTACGACGGAAAAGACATCGTACTCAACGAGGCACAAAACATCTTTCTGTCTCCAAAATATTTCAAAGATTTGTTGCAATACAAAGGACAAACCTTAATCACCACCGACGGAACTACGCTTCTTGGCGCCGATGATAAAGCCGGAATCACGGAGATTGTTTCGGCAATGGAATTTTTGATTCAAAATCCAGATATTCAACACGGAACCATTAAAGTTGGTTTTACTCCCGATGAAGAAATTGGCCGAGGTGCCCATCATTTTGACGTAGAAAAATTTGGTGCAGATTGGGCTTATACAATGGACGGAAGCCAAGTTGGCGAATTAGAATATGAAAATTTCAATGCCGCAGGAGCTAAAATTACCTTCAAAGGAAAAAGTGTGCATCCGGGTTATGCTAAGGGGAAAATGATCAATTCGATGCTAATCGCCAATGATTTTATTTCGGCTTTGCCAAAAGGGGAAACTCCACAAGAAACCAGAGGATATGAAGGTTTCTTTCACGTGCACCATTTAAAAGGTAGCATAGAAGAAACCGTTTTAGAATTAATCATCAGAGATCATTCAAAGACTAAATTTGAAAAAAGAAAAGAATTGATTGAAAAAATGGTTCAAAAAATCAATAAAAAGTTTGCCAAACAATTTGGTGAGCCTATTGCTACAGCTGAGATTAAAGACCAATACTACAATATGAAGGAAAAAGTGTTACCAGTAAAACACATCGTAGATATTGCAGAAGAAGCCATGAAACAAGTCGGAGTAAAACCGATAATCAAACCTATTCGTGGAGGAACCGATGGCTGTCAATTATCTTACAAAGGATTACCTTGTCCTAATATTTTTGCAGGTGGTCACAACTTTCACGGTAAATACGAATATGTTCCAGTAGAAAGCATGCAAAAAGCAGTGGACGTAATTGTAAAAATTGCTCAACTCACCGCAAGTACCGATTTTGAAAATCCAGCACCTAAATCAAGACGCAAAAGATAA
- a CDS encoding quinone-dependent dihydroorotate dehydrogenase codes for MYKLLIRPILFCFDPEKVHYFTFSLIRIVSKIPGFTAIFRSLYVVNDKRLETEVFGLTFKNPVGLAAGFDKDATLYKELSNFGYGFIEIGTLTPKGQEGNPKKRLFRLKADQAIINRMGFNNGGVLEAVERLKSNTNVLIGGNIGKNKLTPNEEATSDYEICFDALYDYVDYFVVNVSSPNTPNLRALQDKEPLTQLLQTLQNKNIAKVNPKPILLKIAPDLTDEQLLDIIDIMAETKIAGLIATNTTLSREGLLSEAKGETGGLSGKPLKNRSTEVIRFLSEKSNRAFPIIGVGGIHSAEDAIEKLEAGASLIQLYTGFIYEGPALVKAINKAILKQK; via the coding sequence ATGTATAAATTATTGATTCGTCCGATACTTTTTTGTTTTGACCCAGAAAAAGTACATTATTTCACCTTTTCGTTAATTAGAATAGTGTCTAAAATCCCAGGATTTACGGCAATTTTCAGATCACTTTATGTGGTAAATGACAAACGTTTAGAGACCGAAGTTTTTGGTTTAACGTTCAAAAATCCTGTAGGTTTAGCCGCTGGTTTTGATAAAGATGCTACTCTTTATAAAGAACTTTCTAATTTTGGTTATGGATTTATCGAAATTGGTACGTTAACACCAAAAGGACAAGAAGGAAATCCTAAAAAACGTTTGTTCCGATTGAAGGCAGATCAAGCCATTATCAATCGTATGGGATTTAATAACGGAGGTGTTTTAGAAGCAGTAGAGCGTTTAAAGTCAAATACCAATGTGCTTATTGGTGGTAATATTGGTAAAAATAAATTGACACCCAACGAAGAAGCTACTTCGGATTATGAAATTTGTTTTGATGCTTTATACGATTATGTGGATTATTTTGTGGTCAATGTAAGTTCGCCTAATACTCCAAATTTAAGAGCATTGCAGGATAAAGAGCCATTAACTCAATTGCTGCAAACACTTCAAAATAAAAACATAGCTAAAGTAAATCCTAAACCGATTTTGCTAAAAATTGCGCCAGACTTAACAGATGAGCAATTACTAGATATCATTGATATTATGGCAGAAACTAAAATCGCGGGTTTAATTGCGACTAATACTACGCTTTCTCGCGAAGGACTTTTGTCTGAAGCTAAAGGAGAAACGGGAGGTTTGTCAGGTAAACCGTTGAAGAATCGTTCGACAGAAGTGATTCGATTTTTGTCCGAAAAAAGCAATCGCGCTTTCCCAATCATTGGTGTGGGAGGTATTCATTCTGCCGAAGATGCTATTGAAAAATTAGAAGCTGGTGCTAGTCTAATCCAATTGTATACTGGTTTTATTTATGAAGGTCCTGCTTTGGTAAAAGCAATCAATAAAGCTATTTTGAAACAGAAATAG